A single window of Sphaerodactylus townsendi isolate TG3544 linkage group LG05, MPM_Stown_v2.3, whole genome shotgun sequence DNA harbors:
- the LEMD1 gene encoding LEM domain-containing protein 1 isoform X1, whose translation MTSATTAVLLDKMEEVTVDVLIENQDEDSPKQDSNDETTVKALNDTELREQLSEYGISPGPILPSTRTIYEKKLLQFMKECPARAAGQKWCDCVSEEGKDSEQGTTTTKVVLEADNLKAAAECPSGADNKSNIDMAEKQKKLLSPDVEYSLAKIVAELQEILPEGKVAAYRSQGQRKKASRSPDKNQRPMKSDLPREDYGYPEAGTGQSVRRRTIKENPLPVKKGSESKSQVMPESPDEGFIPTRVKMAVFAIFVFILFVYVTMETNPDNPFIAFITGK comes from the exons ATGACTTCAGCAACAACG GCTGTACTGttagacaaaatggaggaggttACTGTAGATGTGCTTATAGAAAATCAAGATGAAGACTCCCCAAAGCAAGATTCCAATGATGAAACTACTGTAAAAGCACTAAATGACACTGAATTACGGGAACAACTTTCTGAGTATGGGATCAGCCCTGGACCAATATTAC cttCTACAAGGACCATTTATGAGAAAAAGTTGCTGCAGTTTATGAAGGAATGCCCAGCAAGAGCCGCTGGACAGAAGTGGTGTGATTGTGTTTCTGAGGAGGGCAAAGATTCAGAACAAG GAACAACAACCACAAAAGTAGTCCTTGAAGCAGACAACCTGAAAGCAGCAGCTGAATGTCCCTCTGGGGCTGATAAC AAATCGAACATTGATAtggcagaaaaacagaaaaaactctTGTCACCCGATGTTGAATACAGTTTAGCCAAAATAGTGGCCGAG TTACAGGAAATATTGCCGGAGGGTAAAGTGGCAGCATATCGGTCACAAGGACAAAGGAAGAAAGCTAGCAGGAGTCCTGACAAAAATCAGAGACCTATG AAAAGTGATCTACCACGTGAAGACTATGGTTATCCTGAAGCTGGTACAGGACAAAG TGTTAGAAGAAGAACCATAAAGGAGAATCCTCTTCCAGTGAAGAAAGGTTCTGAAAGCAAATCCCAGGTGATGCCTGAGTCACCTGATGAAGGATTTATACCGACGCGTGTAAAGATGGCTGTATTTGCAATCTTTGTTTTCATCCTTTTTGTATATGTAACTATGGAAACTAATCCAGATAATCCATTCATAGCCTTCATCACTGGAAAATGA
- the LEMD1 gene encoding LEM domain-containing protein 1 isoform X2, translating into MEEVTVDVLIENQDEDSPKQDSNDETTVKALNDTELREQLSEYGISPGPILPSTRTIYEKKLLQFMKECPARAAGQKWCDCVSEEGKDSEQGTTTTKVVLEADNLKAAAECPSGADNKSNIDMAEKQKKLLSPDVEYSLAKIVAELQEILPEGKVAAYRSQGQRKKASRSPDKNQRPMKSDLPREDYGYPEAGTGQSVRRRTIKENPLPVKKGSESKSQVMPESPDEGFIPTRVKMAVFAIFVFILFVYVTMETNPDNPFIAFITGK; encoded by the exons atggaggaggttACTGTAGATGTGCTTATAGAAAATCAAGATGAAGACTCCCCAAAGCAAGATTCCAATGATGAAACTACTGTAAAAGCACTAAATGACACTGAATTACGGGAACAACTTTCTGAGTATGGGATCAGCCCTGGACCAATATTAC cttCTACAAGGACCATTTATGAGAAAAAGTTGCTGCAGTTTATGAAGGAATGCCCAGCAAGAGCCGCTGGACAGAAGTGGTGTGATTGTGTTTCTGAGGAGGGCAAAGATTCAGAACAAG GAACAACAACCACAAAAGTAGTCCTTGAAGCAGACAACCTGAAAGCAGCAGCTGAATGTCCCTCTGGGGCTGATAAC AAATCGAACATTGATAtggcagaaaaacagaaaaaactctTGTCACCCGATGTTGAATACAGTTTAGCCAAAATAGTGGCCGAG TTACAGGAAATATTGCCGGAGGGTAAAGTGGCAGCATATCGGTCACAAGGACAAAGGAAGAAAGCTAGCAGGAGTCCTGACAAAAATCAGAGACCTATG AAAAGTGATCTACCACGTGAAGACTATGGTTATCCTGAAGCTGGTACAGGACAAAG TGTTAGAAGAAGAACCATAAAGGAGAATCCTCTTCCAGTGAAGAAAGGTTCTGAAAGCAAATCCCAGGTGATGCCTGAGTCACCTGATGAAGGATTTATACCGACGCGTGTAAAGATGGCTGTATTTGCAATCTTTGTTTTCATCCTTTTTGTATATGTAACTATGGAAACTAATCCAGATAATCCATTCATAGCCTTCATCACTGGAAAATGA